The Echinicola jeungdonensis genome segment TTATAATATGAATTCCGATTTGGAAAAACATGCCCAAATTGCCATTGCTATGGGAGCAGAGGAAGGTGCAAGCCTGAGGGAAACCGCCCAAAATGGTGTTGAGAAAGTAAGGGAATTGGTGAGCTTGTGCAATATACCCCAAAACCTTACTGAGCTTGGGGTTCAAAAAGAAGATGTGGGAGAATTGACTGGCTTGGCCATGAAAGTTACCCGTTTATTGAAAAATAACCCCAAAGAGCTGACAGTACAGGATGCAGAAAACATTTATTGTCGATTATTTTAAGATTAAAAGATGTTACCAATAATTGCCATATCAATGGGAGATCCCGCTGGGATAGGCCCGGAAATAATTATCAAAAGTTTTCAGGAAGCCAGTCTTTTTGAAAAATGTAAGCCTTTGGTGGTCGGTGATGCCGCCACCATCCGGAACATGGCAGCCCATTTGAATTCCAATTTGGAAGTCAATGCCATCAATGATGTGGGAGAGGCCCAGTTTAGACTTGGCACAGTGGATGTATTTGACCTGGCCAATGTGGACCAGTCCCAATTGGAGTTTGGCAAAGTATCTGCAATGGCGGGAAATGCTGCTTTTGAAGCGGTGAAAAAAGCCATAGAGCTGGCCTTGGCCGAAAAGGTGGATGCAACCGTTACTGCACCCATTAATAAAGAATCTATTAACTTGGCAGGCCATCATTATGCCGGCCACACGGAAATATATGCGGAATTCACCGGAACCAAGAAGTTTGCCATGCTTTTGGTGGAACAAAACCTTAGGGTAATCCATGTGACTACGCATGTAGCCTTGAGAGAGGCCTGTGACCTTGTCAAAAAAGACCGGGTGAAAGATGTGATTAAGTTACTCCATGATGCATGTGTGCAATTTGGTATTGAAAAACCAAAAATTGGGGTTGCAGGATTGAATCCTCATGCTGGTGATGGAGGCTTATTCGGCACGGAGGATGAAAGGGAAATTGTACCGGCAGTTCAGGAATCCATAGCTGAGGGATTTGAGGCCGAAGGGCCAGTACCACCGGATACCCTATTCGCAAAAGCAGTGCAAGGGTATTATGACGGATGTGTGGCCATGTACCATGACCAGGGGCATATTCCATTTAAAATGGTGGGCTTCAAATGGAACAATGAGACCAAGACTATGGAAAGTGTGAAAGGGGTAAATATTACATTAGGTTTGCCCATCATCCGTACTTCTGTAGACCATGGAACTGCCTTTGAAATTGCCGGACAAGGAATTGCATCAGAG includes the following:
- the pdxA gene encoding 4-hydroxythreonine-4-phosphate dehydrogenase PdxA, which produces MLPIIAISMGDPAGIGPEIIIKSFQEASLFEKCKPLVVGDAATIRNMAAHLNSNLEVNAINDVGEAQFRLGTVDVFDLANVDQSQLEFGKVSAMAGNAAFEAVKKAIELALAEKVDATVTAPINKESINLAGHHYAGHTEIYAEFTGTKKFAMLLVEQNLRVIHVTTHVALREACDLVKKDRVKDVIKLLHDACVQFGIEKPKIGVAGLNPHAGDGGLFGTEDEREIVPAVQESIAEGFEAEGPVPPDTLFAKAVQGYYDGCVAMYHDQGHIPFKMVGFKWNNETKTMESVKGVNITLGLPIIRTSVDHGTAFEIAGQGIASEDALNLAIDYAIPMALNRKKYDSSYSR